A region of Takifugu rubripes chromosome 6, fTakRub1.2, whole genome shotgun sequence DNA encodes the following proteins:
- the alad gene encoding delta-aminolevulinic acid dehydratase, producing the protein MQTPPQSILHSGYFHPTLRYWQTCATDLKADNLIYPIFITDSPDAVEPIGSLPGQARYGVNQLEAILSPLVENGLKCVLIFGVPSKIQKDERGSGADSEDTPAVLAVKKLRSLFPELLVACDVCLCPYTSHGHCGILNDDGTLNNDASCLRLAEVALAYAQAGCHIIAPSDMMDGRVRAIKQALLSNGVGNKVSVLSYSAKFASCYYGPFRDAAQSKPAFGDRRCYQLPPGAGGLAIRAVERDVREGADMLMVKPGLPYLDIVRQVKDKFPNHPLAVYNVSGEFAMMWHGAQAGAFDLRAAVMEAMTAFRRAGADIIITYYTPQLLSWLKE; encoded by the exons ATGCAGACGCCACCCCAGTCCATTCTACACAGTGGTTATTTTCACCCTACCCTCCGATACTGGCAGACCTGTGCTACTGACTTAAAGGCTGACAACCTCATCTACCCAATATTCATCAC AGACAGTCCAGATGCAGTGGAGCCCATCGGCAGCCTACCAGGACAGGCGAG ATATGGGGTAAATCAGCTGGAGGCCATATTGAGCCCGCTGGTGGAAAACGGATTGAAATGTGTGCTGATTTTTGGAGTCCCTTCAAAAATCCAAAAG GATGAGAGAGGTTCAGGTGCTGATTCAGAAGACACGCCGGCCGTACTGGCGGTGAAGAAGCTCAGGTCTTTGTTTCCAGAGCTGCTGGTAGCATGTGATGTCTGCTTGTGTCCCTACACTTCACATGGACACTGTG GAATCCTGAATGATGACGGGACCCTGAATAATGATGCCAGCTGCCTGCGGTTGGCTGAAGTAGCACTGGCTTATGCACAAGCTG GGTGTCACATCATCGCTCCTTCTGATATGATGGACGGAAGAGTGAGGGCAATAAAACAGGCTCTCCTGTCTAATGGTGTGGGAAACAAG GTGTCAGTGTTGAGCTACAGTGCAAAGTTTGCTTCCTGCTATTACGGTCCCTTCAG AGATGCTGCACAGTCCAAACCTGCGTTTGGGGACAGGCGCTGCTATCAGCTGCCTCCCGGAGCAGGAGGACTTGCCATTCGAGCAGTG GAGCGAGATGTGAGAGAAGGAGCTGACATGCTGATGGTGAAACCAGGTCTGCCATATCTGGACATTGTAAGACAGGTTAAAGACAAG TTCCCCAATCACCCTTTGGCTGTCTACAACGTCTCAGGAGAGTTTGCCATGATGTGGCATGGAGCTCAGGCTGGAGCTTTTGACCTTCGGGCTGCTGTGATGGAGGCCATGACTGCTTTCCGTAGGGCAG GtgctgacatcatcatcacttATTACACACCGCAGCTGCTCAGCTGGCTAAAAGAGTGA
- the tmem203 gene encoding transmembrane protein 203, giving the protein MLFSLRELVQWLGFATFELFLHLLALLVFSMLVALRADMFTPTLSWWLVFVPLFAADGLSTYFTAIVSIRLYQENEKRLAVLRLLWVLTVLSLKLVCEVLLCQKLAEQEQARDLWFGLIVSPLFILLQLLMIRACRVN; this is encoded by the coding sequence ATGCTGTTCTCGCTGAGGGAATTGGTCCAGTGGCTGGGCTTTGCCACTTTTGAACTCTTTCTTCACTTGCTAGCTTTGCTGGTGTTTAGCATGCTGGTTGCTTTACGAGCTGACATGTTTACTCCGACCCTGAGTTGGTGGCTGGTGTTTGTGCCACTGTTTGCTGCAGACGGCCTCAGCACATACTTCACGGCCATCGTTTCCATCCGTCTTTACCAGGAGAATGAGAAACGTCTAGCAGTGCTGCGTCTTCTCTGGGTGCTGACAGTGCTCAGTTTGAAGCTGGTCTGCGAGGTGCTGCTCTGCCAGAAGCTGGCCGAGCAGGAGCAAGCCAGGGATTTGTGGTTCGGCCTCATCGTGTCGCCGCTGTTcatcctgctccagctgctgatgATCCGAGCGTGTCGTGTTAACTGA